A segment of the Anaerolineales bacterium genome:
TCAAATAGAAGTGCTCGGTCTCGCGAATGACCGGGGAGGAGCCATCGACCTTGCTGACCGGATGGATCAGGTCCACTGCGTCGAGGAGCGAACCGCACTTGTCGCACTGGTCGCCGCGCGCCGCCTCGTAGGCGCACACCGGGCAGGTCCCCTCGACATACCGGTCGGCCAGGAACCGCTGTTGGGACTCGGAGTACAGCTGGCGCTGGGTGTCGAGGAACAAATGGCCGTTCTGATGCAGGCGCAGGAACAGAGCCTGGGCGAGGCGGTGGTGGTTCTCGGTGTCGGTGTGAGTGAACAGGTCGAAGCTAATGCCGGTCGCCTGCAGGGTATCCAGGAAGCGGTGGTGATAGTGCTCGAAGAGGGAGCGCGGGGACTGCCCGCGCTTGTCGGCCTCGATGGTGATCGGCGTGCCGTGAGCATCGGAGCCCGAGACCATCAGGACGCGGTTGCCCTTGAGGCGATGATAGCGGGCGAAGATGTCGGCCGGCAGATAGGCGCCGGCCAGGTGCCCGACGTGCAGGTCGCCATTGGCATACGGCCAGGCGACGGAGACGTGAATGGTGGCGGTCATGCTCGGCCTCGATTTCATTGGGGTTGGCCCCGATCGTTCAGGCGCCGACCGAGATTCGCGATTGTAGCATGCGGACTCGTTCGGGCTGCACAAGACAAACCGCCAGCCTGGGCTGGCGGGAGAGAGGCCGGGGCAAGGGCGCAGTCAATCCGATGGACCCGATCCCATCGGCCCCGGCACTCCAGGCATGGCCATAAGCGTGAAAGCTCTCTGCGGTCGGGCGATCATGCTTGCTCCCCGGTGCGAATTGTACACCTCCTGGCTGGGCGTCAGATTCATGCGGCCGGCTGCAAGGCGTCGACCTTGGCGGCGAAGATGAAATCCGTCTCGCTCAGCCCGCCGATCTTGTGAGTCCAGAGCGCGACCTGCACCCGCCCCCAGCTCAGGCACAAGTCTGGATGATGATTGACCTTTTCGGCCAGTTCGCCCACCTGATTGGTGAACGCCAGCGCCTGGCGAAAGTCCTTGAAATGGAACTCTTTGGAAAGGTGGTGCTCGTCGACGACCTGCCAGCCCCCACCCAGGCGCTGCGCCCACCGCACGAGCTCTTCACCCTTCATCGGCGGAATCCCGCCCTTGCATGGAATGCACTCCAGTGCCGCCAGATCGGATTTCATGGAAACCTCCTGGGGCGTTGCCGGGTCTCGTGAATGGACTGCCCCCGGGACAAGCCAAGGCGCAGGAGAAGGTCGGCCATGCCGGCAGAAGGCGCCGCCCGGCCTCGGGTCGCGGAGGGAGAGGCGCAGCCCGTCTGGGCCACAGCACCTGCCAAAGGTCCGTTCAAGCCTGGTAGAGAGGCATTCCCGGCTCGATGCTCTCGGCCCGGCTGGCGATTCTGCGAGCCGCGCCGCCCGCCATCGCGGCCCATCCTACGCCTGCGGCTCATGGTGCTGGGCCCGAATCCCCTCGATCACTTCGGCGGCTAGCTCATATCGCTGCAGGGCGGGCATCAGGAAAACCCCCTGGAGGCGAGGTGAAAGAGCGGCGGCCGTCTCCAGCGCCAGCTGCACGCCAGTGTCGGACGGGGAAGAGGAAGCCGCCATGCGCTGAAGGACTCCAGCCGGGAGGTGGACGCCGGGGACCTCGTGCTGCAGAAAGGCGGCGTGCCGTTCGCTGACCAGCGGCAGGATCCCGGCCAGGATTGGCAGACGCAGTTGGCCGTAGGTGCGGGCATAGGCCTCGAGGAACTCCAAGGCGGCGTCGGGATCGAAGACCGGCTGGGTGAGGGCGAAGCCGGCGCCGGCGGCGATCTTCTTCTGCAGGGCGCGCATCTCACGCTTCGGGTCGGATGGGGTCAGATTGAGGGCGCAGCCGCAGAAGAAGGTGGTGGCTTCGCCCAGCCGCCCTCCGGCTTGATCGAGCCCGGCGTTGAGGTTGTCCCGGATCAGCCGGATCAAGCCGGAAGGAACCAGGTCGACGTTGTCCATTGCGCTTGGGAAGTCGCCGATCGAGGCCGGGTCTCCCATGACGATCATCACATTCCGGATCCCCAGGGCGTGAACGGCGAGCAGATCTCCCTGGATGCGCAGCAGGTTGCGGCCGCGGGTGGGGAAGTGCAGGATGGTCTCGCGGCCGACCTGTTGCTGGACGAGATAGCTGATGGCCCACGGGCTCATGCGCAGCCGGGCCATCGGACTGTCAGCGACAGTCAGGGCGTCGGCGCCGCTCTCGGCGAGCAGGTGGGCGGCAGCCAGGATCTTCTGCGTCGAGAAGCCTCGCGGGGGATCGAGTTCGGCGACGATGAGGAAGCGGCCGGCGCCCAGAGCGCTGGCCAGATCGGTTGGACCCTCCTCCGGCAAGGGTTCCTCGGAGATGGCTGGAGCCGGAATCGACCAGGCTTGGGCCGCGGCCGGCGGGGCATCCAGGGCGTGCCGCATGGCCGCCAGGTGTTCGGGGGTTGTGCCGCAGCAGCCGCCGAGCAGGCGGACGCCCTGCTGCTGGAAGGCCGGCACGTAGCCGGCAAAGTAGTCCGGGGTTGCGGGATACAGGATGCGTCCCCCCGAACGCTCGGGCCAGCCGGCATTGGGCATAGCCAGCAGCAGAGCATCGGCCGCGGTCTTGCGCATCTGGTGCACGACGCGCAGCAGCTGGGAGGGGCCTTCTGAGCAGTTGGCGCCGAGCAGGTCG
Coding sequences within it:
- a CDS encoding 4a-hydroxytetrahydrobiopterin dehydratase; its protein translation is MKSDLAALECIPCKGGIPPMKGEELVRWAQRLGGGWQVVDEHHLSKEFHFKDFRQALAFTNQVGELAEKVNHHPDLCLSWGRVQVALWTHKIGGLSETDFIFAAKVDALQPAA
- a CDS encoding bifunctional homocysteine S-methyltransferase/methylenetetrahydrofolate reductase gives rise to the protein MSDPGPIRLALQQGRLVLADGAMGTMLHARGADRHACLDALNLQRPEGVLAIHQAYASAGCDLLETNTFGANAFKLAAFNLQDRLEEINAAGVRLARQAAQASGREMWVAGSIGPLGVRLAPYGRVRAETAATAFRRQIEALVAGGIDLLILETFSDLRELRLALEAARTICDLPVAASLTFTRDDRTMLGDSPEQAAAVLHAAGADLLGANCSEGPSQLLRVVHQMRKTAADALLLAMPNAGWPERSGGRILYPATPDYFAGYVPAFQQQGVRLLGGCCGTTPEHLAAMRHALDAPPAAAQAWSIPAPAISEEPLPEEGPTDLASALGAGRFLIVAELDPPRGFSTQKILAAAHLLAESGADALTVADSPMARLRMSPWAISYLVQQQVGRETILHFPTRGRNLLRIQGDLLAVHALGIRNVMIVMGDPASIGDFPSAMDNVDLVPSGLIRLIRDNLNAGLDQAGGRLGEATTFFCGCALNLTPSDPKREMRALQKKIAAGAGFALTQPVFDPDAALEFLEAYARTYGQLRLPILAGILPLVSERHAAFLQHEVPGVHLPAGVLQRMAASSSPSDTGVQLALETAAALSPRLQGVFLMPALQRYELAAEVIEGIRAQHHEPQA